A region from the Alnus glutinosa chromosome 5, dhAlnGlut1.1, whole genome shotgun sequence genome encodes:
- the LOC133867636 gene encoding cytochrome P450 710A1-like has product MNSILISLAPLAPYLFSFLVLLLFLEQISYLNKKKGVPGPAFVFPFLGNALPLVRHPTKFWDLQSALATSSGRGFSANYIVGRFILFIRDTELSHKVFANVRPDAFHLVGHPFGKKLFGDHNLIYMMGQDHKDLRRRLAPNFTPRALSTYTSLQQIIILRHLMHWERLASQRKHEPIPLRFLARDMNLETSQTVFVGPYLGREGRQRFNLDYNFFNVGLMKLPIDLPGTAFRNARLGVDRLVKTLAVCAEQSKARMEKGRQPSCLIDFWMQETVRELADAVAAGSPAPAYTNDLEIGSYLFDFLFAAQDASTSSLLWAVTLLDSHPEVLAKVREEVESIWSPESDSLITAEQLGRMKYTQAVAREVVRYRAPATMVPHIAAEDFPFTETYTIPKGTIVFPSVYESSFQGFTEPDRFDPDRFSEERQEDRLCKRNFLAFGAGAHLCVGQRYALNHLVLFMAMFATLLDFKRHRSDGCDEIVYVPTICPKDDCMVFLSKRCARYPILSLD; this is encoded by the coding sequence ATGAACTCCATCTTAATCTCTCTCGCCCCGCTTGCCCCTTACCTCTTTTCCTTTCTGGTGCTCCTCCTCTTCCTGGAACAGATCTCTTACTTGAACAAGAAAAAAGGTGTTCCCGGCCCGGCCTTCGTCTTCCCGTTCCTCGGCAACGCACTCCCATTGGTCCGTCACCCCACCAAGTTCTGGGACCTCCAGTCCGCGCTCGCCACCTCTTCCGGGCGCGGCTTCTCCGCCAACTACATAGTCGGCAGGTTCATTCTTTTCATCCGCGACACCGAGCTCTCCCACAAGGTCTTCGCCAATGTGCGCCCCGACGCCTTCCACCTGGTGGGCCACCCATTCGGCAAAAAGCTCTTCGGCGACCACAACCTCATTTACATGATGGGCCAGGACCACAAGGACCTCCGCCGTCGGCTGGCTCCCAACTTCACGCCCAGAGCGCTCTCCACCTACACCTCGCTCCAGCAGATCATTATCCTCCGCCACCTCATGCATTGGGAGCGCCTCGCCTCCCAGAGAAAGCATGAGCCGATCCCGCTCAGATTTCTCGCACGTGACATGAATCTGGAAACTTCGCAGACCGTCTTTGTTGGGCCCTACTTGGGCCGCGAGGGCCGCCAGAGGTTTAATCTCGATTACAATTTCTTCAACGTCGGCCTCATGAAGCTGCCCATCGACCTGCCAGGTACGGCCTTTCGAAACGCAAGGCTCGGCGTTGACCGCCTGGTCAAGACGCTAGCGGTGTGCGCGGAACAGAGCAAAGCGAGGATGGAGAAGGGGCGGCAACCCTCGTGCCTGATCGATTTCTGGATGCAGGAGACGGTGAGGGAGCTTGCGGATGCTGTCGCCGCTGGTTCTCCGGCGCCTGCGTACACCAACGACCTCGAGATCGGAAGCTACCTCTTCGATTTCCTCTTCGCGGCTCAGGACGCGTCGACCTCGTCGCTGCTCTGGGCCGTCACGCTCCTCGACTCGCATCCGGAAGTGCTGGCGAAGGTTCGCGAGGAGGTCGAGTCGATATGGTCGCCGGAGTCGGATTCTCTGATTACCGCCGAGCAGCTCGGGCGGATGAAGTACACGCAGGCTGTGGCGCGTGAGGTCGTGAGATACCGAGCTCCGGCTACCATGGTGCCTCATATAGCTGCGGAGGACTTCCCGTTCACGGAGACGTACACGATCCCGAAGGGTACGATCGTGTTCCCTTCGGTGTACGAGTCGTCGTTCCAGGGTTTCACCGAGCCGGACCGGTTCGATCCGGACAGGTTCTCGGAAGAGCGGCAGGAGGACCGGCTTTGCAAGCGGAACTTCCTGGCATTCGGGGCCGGGGCCCACCTGTGCGTGGGCCAGAGGTACGCCTTGAACCACCTCGTCCTCTTCATGGCGATGTTCGCCACGTTACTGGACTTCAAACGCCACCGAAGCGACGGCTGCGACGAGATCGTCTACGTCCCCACCATTTGCCCCAAAGACGATTGCATGGTTTTTCTCTCGAAACGGTGCGCACGGTACCCGATCCTCTCACTGGACTGA
- the LOC133868346 gene encoding large ribosomal subunit protein eL20 isoform X3, translated as MSQDGKGRGLTGDQQSQLHYGTFQGVANYYPPPQHPPPHPVVGFPQPVPPPGSNADSPYHHYGYQTVQGYAVVEGRPVREPRLPCCGMGMGWILFIIGFCLGGIPWYVGTFVLLFVRVDYREKPGYVACTIAFHQYQVVGRALPTESDEHPKIYRMKLWATNEVRAKSKFWYFLRKLKKVKKSNGQVLAINEIFEKNPTKIKNYGIWLRYQSRTGYHNMYKEYRDTTLNGGVEQMYNEMASRHRVRFPCIQIIKTATIPAKLCKRESTKQFHNSKIKFPLVFKKVRPPTRKLKTTYKATRPNLFM; from the exons ATGAGCCAAGACGGGAAGGGCAGAGGGCTCACCGGCGATCAGCAGAGCCAGTTGCACTACGGAACGTTCCAAGGCGTCGCGAACTACTACCCTCCTCCCCAGCACCCACCGCCTCATCCGGTCGTCGGTTTCCCCCAGCCGGTTCCTCCCCCAGGATCCAACGCCGATTCCCCGTACCATCATTATGGATACCAAACCGTTCAAG GTTATGCAGTTGTTGAGGGAAGACCCGTAAGAGAACCCCGCCTTCCTTGCTGTGGTATGGGTATGGGCTGGATCCT GTTTATAATTGGTTTCTGTCTTGGTGGCATTCCCTGGTATGTTGGAACTTTTGTCCTACTTTTTGTACGAGTGGATTACAGAGAAAAACCTGGATATGTTGCATGCACAATAGCT TTTCACCAGTACCAAGTCGTTGGGAGGGCTCTGCCAACTGAATCTGATGAGCACCCGAAGATTTATCGGATGAAACTCTGGGCTACGAACGAGGTTCGGGCCAAGTccaagttttg GTATTTTCTGAGGAAGCTGAAGAAGGTTAAGAAGAGTAATGGACAAGTCCTTGCTATAAACGAG ATTTTCGAGAAGAACCCTACCAAGATCAAGAACTATGGTATTTGGTTGAGGTATCAAAGCCGGACTGGTTACCACAACATGTACAAGGAGTACCGTGACACCACTTTAAATGGGGGTGTGGAGCAGATGTACAATGAGATGGCATCTCGACACAGAGTCAGGTTTCCTTGCATCCAAATTATCAAGACTGCCACCATCCCCGCAAAGCTTTGCAAGAGGGAGAGCACGAAGCAGTTCCACAACTCCAAAATCAAGTTCCCGTTGGTGTTCAAGAAGGTTAGGCCACCAACCAGGAAGCTGAAGACCACTTACAAAGCAACGAGACCCAATTTGTTCATGTAA
- the LOC133869198 gene encoding protein FAR-RED IMPAIRED RESPONSE 1-like: protein MVRGRRGLNGAGRVEGDERQRLWRWASWVNDGNERDAHAGKKLRSIFTDQDAAIAKALGEVMPETWHGLCTWHIKHIGNFMKDGSHFLRDFESCMFEYDDSVEFENAWEKMIQNYNVGSVSWLDSIYKLKTKWARCHTKNAFTLGVRSTQLSESLNADLKVYLKSDLNMVEVFQHFERVVEQKRHKKLEAEFNAQEKLSTLGLKNSPLLKQVAQTYTSVIFKKFHDEYDYASAAIIKHRNDSQLVHEYIVEIFYESREYKVVYDLANQIISCSCKKFETFEILCCHALKFFDWLDIKIISSTCILKRGTREAKSEYILNTMTKNVEDDVNLNIAQRYRRLCPMLVELAIELADNEDAYAFVEKLELNCSLNIRDGNSNLHVESHSYQRPFDKSSLPLSFQVSNNAYISQGTNELNLTPTSLANSTNTNVHFINFFGY, encoded by the exons ATGGTCCGAGGCCGGAGAGGTCTCAACGGCGCTGGAAGAGTGGAGGGAGACGAGAGGCAGAGGCTCTGGCGCTGGGCGTCGTGGGTGAACGACGGAAATGAGAGAG ATGCACATGCGGGTAAAAAGCTTCGATCGATTTTTACAGATCAAGATGCTGCAATTGCAAAGGCATTAGGTGAGGTGATGCCAGAAACCTGGCATGGATTATGTACTTGGCACATCAAGCATATAGGGAATTTTATGAAAGATGGTTCTCATTTTCTACGAGACTTTGAATCATGTATGTTTGAGTATGATGATtcggttgaatttgaaaatgcttGGGAGAAAATGATTCAGAACTATAACGTCGGCTCAGTTAGTTGGTTGGAcagtatatataaattaaagacaaaatGGGCCAGGTGCCACACGAAGAATGCCTTTACTTTGGGAGTGAGAAGTACTCAACTCAGTGAAAGCTTGAATGCTGACTTGAAAGTTTACttgaaatcagatttgaatatgGTTGAAGTTTTTCAACATTTTGAACGGGTTGTAGAGCAAAAACGACATAAGAAATTGGAGGCTGAATTTAATGCTCAAGAAAAATTGTCTACATTAGGATTGAAGAATTCCCCTTTGTTGAAGCAGGTAGCACAAACATATACTTCtgtgatatttaaaaaattccaTGATGAGTATGACTATGCATCAGCTGCAATCATAAAACATCGTAATGATAGTCAGTTAGTTCATGAAtatattgttgagattttttatGAAAGTAGAGAGTATAAAGTAGTTTACGACCTTGCTAATCAGATAATTTCATGTAGTTGTAAGAAGTTCgaaacatttgaaattttgtgTTGTCatgctttgaaattttttgactGGCTTGATATAAAGATAATTTCTAGTACATGCATTTTGAAGAGGGGGACAAGAGAAGCGAAGAGTGAATACATCTTAAATACTATGACGAAGAATGTGGAAGATGATGTGAATTTAAATATTGCACAACGATATAGAAGATTATGTCCAATGCTAGTGGAATTAGCCATCGAATTAGCTGACAATGAAGATGCATATGCTTTTGTAGAGAAGTTG GAACTTAATTGCTCTCTTAACATTCGGGATGGCAACTCTAACTTGCACGTAGAAAGTCATTCTTATCAA AGACCATTTGATAAAAGTTCATTGCCCTTATCTTTTCAAGTATCAAATAATGCCTATATTAGTCAg ggaacTAATGAGTTAAATCTTACACCAACATCCCTTGCTAATAGCACAAATACAAATGTGcacttcataaatttttttg GATATTGA
- the LOC133868346 gene encoding large ribosomal subunit protein eL20z isoform X2, whose protein sequence is MSQDGKGRGLTGDQQSQLHYGTFQGVANYYPPPQHPPPHPVVGFPQPVPPPGSNADSPYHHYGYQTVQGYAVVEGRPVREPRLPCCGMGMGWILFIIGFCLGGIPWYVGTFVLLFVRVDYREKPGYVACTIASFLAGIAVLLGLTRGTHTLPHAW, encoded by the exons ATGAGCCAAGACGGGAAGGGCAGAGGGCTCACCGGCGATCAGCAGAGCCAGTTGCACTACGGAACGTTCCAAGGCGTCGCGAACTACTACCCTCCTCCCCAGCACCCACCGCCTCATCCGGTCGTCGGTTTCCCCCAGCCGGTTCCTCCCCCAGGATCCAACGCCGATTCCCCGTACCATCATTATGGATACCAAACCGTTCAAG GTTATGCAGTTGTTGAGGGAAGACCCGTAAGAGAACCCCGCCTTCCTTGCTGTGGTATGGGTATGGGCTGGATCCT GTTTATAATTGGTTTCTGTCTTGGTGGCATTCCCTGGTATGTTGGAACTTTTGTCCTACTTTTTGTACGAGTGGATTACAGAGAAAAACCTGGATATGTTGCATGCACAATAGCT TCTTTTCTAGCTGGGATTGCTGTTCTGCTTGGCCTAACAAGGGGCACACATACCTTGCCCCACGCCTGGTGA
- the LOC133868346 gene encoding large ribosomal subunit protein eL20 isoform X1, giving the protein MVSFRFHQYQVVGRALPTESDEHPKIYRMKLWATNEVRAKSKFWYFLRKLKKVKKSNGQVLAINEIFEKNPTKIKNYGIWLRYQSRTGYHNMYKEYRDTTLNGGVEQMYNEMASRHRVRFPCIQIIKTATIPAKLCKRESTKQFHNSKIKFPLVFKKVRPPTRKLKTTYKATRPNLFM; this is encoded by the exons ATGGTTTCTTTCAGG TTTCACCAGTACCAAGTCGTTGGGAGGGCTCTGCCAACTGAATCTGATGAGCACCCGAAGATTTATCGGATGAAACTCTGGGCTACGAACGAGGTTCGGGCCAAGTccaagttttg GTATTTTCTGAGGAAGCTGAAGAAGGTTAAGAAGAGTAATGGACAAGTCCTTGCTATAAACGAG ATTTTCGAGAAGAACCCTACCAAGATCAAGAACTATGGTATTTGGTTGAGGTATCAAAGCCGGACTGGTTACCACAACATGTACAAGGAGTACCGTGACACCACTTTAAATGGGGGTGTGGAGCAGATGTACAATGAGATGGCATCTCGACACAGAGTCAGGTTTCCTTGCATCCAAATTATCAAGACTGCCACCATCCCCGCAAAGCTTTGCAAGAGGGAGAGCACGAAGCAGTTCCACAACTCCAAAATCAAGTTCCCGTTGGTGTTCAAGAAGGTTAGGCCACCAACCAGGAAGCTGAAGACCACTTACAAAGCAACGAGACCCAATTTGTTCATGTAA